The genomic interval CACCTGGATCCTGCCGCTGCTTCCTGCTGCGGTGACCGGCACAGCCTTGATCGGTCGCGATCTTATGCCAGGTCGGCCTACCCTGATTGTCGAAGGAGGGTTGAATAAGGAGCAGCAAACTTACGCCCCAACGGCCTTCACATCCGATACGACCTTCGACATCGTTTTTGCGGGTGCGCTGGAAAAGTACAACGGCGTGGATGTCCTGATGGACGCTATGGCTTGGCTGCCCGACCACGTTCGCTTGCACATCGCTGGCCAGGGGCGTATGTGCTCGGCAGTGCAGGCCTATGCAGCCGCAGATGACCGCATCGTGTACCACGGCCTTCTGGACATGGACGGACTGCGACGTCTATATGCGAAAGGTGACCTTCTAGTCAATCACCGCAGTGATCAGCGACTCGACAGCCGGTACGTTTTTCCATCGAAACTGATCGAGTACCTCGCTGCAGGGATACCTGTGGTCTCCACCCGTTTTCGCAGTCTGCCTGAAGAATACCTGCCATTTTTAGAGCTCCTGCTGGATGAGTCACCTCGCGCACTAGCGACCGGTATTGAGCAGGTGATGAGTACGCTGCCTGCCGCGCGGTCAAGGGCACAGCGGGGTCAGGAATTCGCCCAGATGAATAAAAGCTGGGCATTTCAGGGTCGGCGTATCCTGAGCTTTTTGGAGACCACCATTTTATGACGCCCCAACTGAACTATGACGTTCTGGTCATCTTGGACTATTACCTCCCTAGTCGTAAGGCGGGTGGACCAGTTACAACTATCGTCAACCTGACCGAACTACTAGGTGACGAAATGCGCTTCCTGATCTTGACGCGGCGCAGGGATATTGACGGCAAGGTTTACGATCACATGCCGGCCGGTCGGATCATGCGCGTCGGCAAAGCGGATGTGATCTACCTTGACGACTCGAAGCTCACGTTGCGCGATCTCACACAGTACGCGCAGCTGTCGGGAGCGACTACCCTTTATCTTAACTCTTTCTTCTCCCCACTTAGTTTCAGTTTCCTTTTACTGCGCCGCCTGGGACAGATAAAGATGGACGTGATTCTTGCACCGCGTGGTGAATTCTCTCGAGCTGCCTATGTTTTGAAGGGTGCGAAGAAAGAACTCTACCGGCAACTCGTCGACCGCATGGGTCTGCTGCGTGGCCTGCGCTGGCAGGTGTCCAGCGCTTACGAGGCTCAGGAACTGAAGCAGATTCTCGGCGAACGCAACGATGTCATGGTGGCCCCTGACCCTTTCTCAGTGAGTCAAAGCCACAAGACCTGGACACATGACAGGGACCTGATCTACCTCTCACGCATTTGCCGCAACAAGAATCTGCATTATGCGCTGCAGTGCCTGGCAAAGGTTCGCTTTCCAGTCAGCCTCGACATCTACGGACCTATCGAGGACACCAGCTACTGGGAAGAGTGTCAGGCTCACATCAAGACCCTGCCGTCTCATGTTCAAGTACAGTATTGTGGCGTACTGGCGCATGAGCAGGTGCGTACCACATTTAGTCATTACGGTGCTTTTCTGTTCCCGACCGGTGGAGAAAATTATGGTCACGTGATTCCAGAGGCACTGTCCGCTGGAACGCCTGTCATTCTCAGCGACCGCACCCCCTGGCGTGACTTCGAAGAAGCTGGGGTCGGATACGTGCTGCCGCTGGAGGCGCCAGAAAGCTTTGTCGCTGCCGTGGAAGTGCTGGTGGGCCATTCTCCGCAGGAGCGGGAGGCTATAGGAGCGCGCTGTCAAGCTTACGCACAAGCTATAGAGCAGCAGCCGCAAGTGCGGCAGCAGAACATTGCCCTCTTTACTCAACCCTTTAAGCGAGGTCAATTATGAACACTCAAGATTTTGCAGGCAAAACCGTCTTGATTACCGGTGGTACTGGTTCTTTCGGACATGAGCTTCTCGATGTAATTCGCGAGACCGATGTGAAGGAAATCCGAGTTTTCAGCCGTGATGAACTGAAGCAGGAGATGATGCGCCTGAAACTTAAGGACCAGCGTGTACGGTTCTATATCGGCGATATTCGCGACCGGGACAGTGTAGATCAGGCTATGCGGGGCGTAAACTTGGCCTTCCATGCGGCTGCGCTTAAACAGGTGCCCTCCTGCGAATTCTTTCCCATGCAGGCACTGATGACCAATGTCATTGGTTCCCATAACGTCGTGGAATCCGCTATCAACCACCAGATTGAATCGCTGGTGTGTCTGAGCACTGACAAGGCAGTTCTTCCAGTGAATGCCATGGGGATGACCAAGGGCCTGATGGAGAAGGTAGCGCAGGCTGCCGCACGCGGACTGAGTGAAGGTGATACCAAAATCAGTTCCGTCCGCTACGGCAACGTCATGTACTCGCGGGGCTCCGTAATTCCGCTTTTCATTAACCAAATCAAGCAGGGCCAGGCGCTGACTGTGACCGACCCTGATATGACGCGCTTTCTTCTCTCGCTGCGCAGCGCAATTGACTTGGTGCTCTTTGCTTTTGAAAACGCCCGTCAGGGCGATATCTTCGTGCGTAAGGCGCCGGCCAGTACCGTGCAGGATCTCGCTCAGGCGCTGAAGAACCTCTTCCATTCCGACGTGCCCATTGAAGTGATCGGCACCCGGCACGCGGAGAAACTTTTCGAGACCCTTACCACCGCTGGTGAGCTGGTGCGCGCTGAGGACATGGGCGATTACCTGCGGGTCTTTATGGACGACCGCGACCTCAACTACGCCAAGTACTTCACGGAAGGACAGCAGGAAGAGAAGACTCGTGAAGATTACACCTCGCATAATACGCGACGCTTAACTGTGCCCGAAATCGAGCAGCTGCTGCTCCTGCTGCCCGATGTCCAGCGTGAACTTAAGTTGGCAGGCCAGCGATGAAACGCATGAAAGTCATGACCGTGGTGGGCACCCGCCCCGAGATCATTCGACTGTCACGGGTGATCGCCAAGCTGGATGAACACACTGAGCATGTCTTGGTTCACACGGGACAGAACTTCGATTATGAACTCAACGACATCTTCTTCAAGGAGCTCGGCATGCGGCGGCCCGATGCGTTTTTGAACGCTGCTGGGAGCAGCGCCGCTGAGACCATCGGGCAGGTCCTGATCAAGGTTGACCTCCAGCTGCAAGAGCACCAGCCCGAGGCGTTGCTGCTGCTGGGCGACACCAACAGTTGCCTGGCAGCCATCCCGGCTAAGCGCCGCAGAATCCCGATCTTCCACATGGAGGCTGGTAACCGCTGCTACGATCAGCGCGTTCCGGAAGAAACAAACCGCAAAATCGTAGACCACACGAGCGATGTCAATCTACCCTACAGTGATATCGCCCGCGAGAATCTCCTGAGAGAAAATTTTGACCCGGCGCGCGTCATCAAGACCGGAAGCCCTATGTTCGAGGTGCTGGCCCATTACCGTAAGCAGATCGAGCGGTCCGCCATCCTGGCCGAGCTGGGCCTAGAGCGCGGTGGATACTTCGTGGTAAGCGCTCATCGGGAAGAGAACGTGGACGCTCCGGAGAGGCTGGCTGCGCTTGCCGTCACCCTGAACGCTCTGGCGCAGCAGTACGGGCAGCGCATCATCTTCTCCACACATCCCCGGACACAGAAACGCATCGCCGCCGCGGGGTTGAGCTTCCACCCCCTGGTGGAGTTCATGAAGCCGCTAGGATTCTTTGCGTACGTACACCTGCAGATGCAGGCGAGGGCAGTGCTATCCGACAGTGGCACTATCAGTGAAGAGTCGTCCATTCTTAATTTCCCGGCCCTGACGCTACGTGACACCCATGAGCGTCCCGAAGGCATGGAGGAAACTGCAGTCATTATGACAGGCCTGAGTCCTGACCGTGTCCTACAGGCGATCGCAGTGCTCGATCAGCAGCCCCGCGGTGAACAGCGTCAGCTTCGTCTCGCTGCTGACTACAGCATGCCCAACGTTTCCGACAAGGTGCTGCGCCTGATCCTGAGCTACACTGATTACGTCAATCGATACGTGTGGCATCAGGGTTAAGCAGCCGTGACGACTCAAGCAACTGTGTTAGTGGTCGGCGCCTCTGGGTTCGTGGGCCAGATGCTCTGTCAGGTGCTGCTTGACCACGGTTACCATGTGGTGGCCGCTTCCCGCTCGCCTCAACAGCTGCCACTTGGCGTACGTCACCACCTTCTCGGGAACCTAAGCGAGGAAGTCGACTGGAGTTCTGCTCTGCGTGGTGTTACGTACGTGGTATATCTTGCAGCGCGCGTCCATGTAATGAACGACACACATGCCGATCCGCTGGCTGCCTACCGTGCAGTGAATACTGATGCCCCTGTAGCACTGGCGCACGCTGCCGCA from Deinococcus taeanensis carries:
- a CDS encoding glycosyltransferase, producing the protein MSQPLKILFIGSVVPDTAQYRTSAFSRAGNLAQQGMLTGIAEAGAHISVLSFQPVPAFPRSLRWWVRGQRLSSGYKQRLVPFVNIPYLKQVSLACAFVFQGWYQIRRTKPHVLMSYNVNTFISAPLLLLSRLLCVPYVPVVYDVDVPGATVPDGPLQRLEYRWATWILPLLPAAVTGTALIGRDLMPGRPTLIVEGGLNKEQQTYAPTAFTSDTTFDIVFAGALEKYNGVDVLMDAMAWLPDHVRLHIAGQGRMCSAVQAYAAADDRIVYHGLLDMDGLRRLYAKGDLLVNHRSDQRLDSRYVFPSKLIEYLAAGIPVVSTRFRSLPEEYLPFLELLLDESPRALATGIEQVMSTLPAARSRAQRGQEFAQMNKSWAFQGRRILSFLETTIL
- a CDS encoding glycosyltransferase — its product is MTPQLNYDVLVILDYYLPSRKAGGPVTTIVNLTELLGDEMRFLILTRRRDIDGKVYDHMPAGRIMRVGKADVIYLDDSKLTLRDLTQYAQLSGATTLYLNSFFSPLSFSFLLLRRLGQIKMDVILAPRGEFSRAAYVLKGAKKELYRQLVDRMGLLRGLRWQVSSAYEAQELKQILGERNDVMVAPDPFSVSQSHKTWTHDRDLIYLSRICRNKNLHYALQCLAKVRFPVSLDIYGPIEDTSYWEECQAHIKTLPSHVQVQYCGVLAHEQVRTTFSHYGAFLFPTGGENYGHVIPEALSAGTPVILSDRTPWRDFEEAGVGYVLPLEAPESFVAAVEVLVGHSPQEREAIGARCQAYAQAIEQQPQVRQQNIALFTQPFKRGQL
- a CDS encoding polysaccharide biosynthesis protein, producing MNTQDFAGKTVLITGGTGSFGHELLDVIRETDVKEIRVFSRDELKQEMMRLKLKDQRVRFYIGDIRDRDSVDQAMRGVNLAFHAAALKQVPSCEFFPMQALMTNVIGSHNVVESAINHQIESLVCLSTDKAVLPVNAMGMTKGLMEKVAQAAARGLSEGDTKISSVRYGNVMYSRGSVIPLFINQIKQGQALTVTDPDMTRFLLSLRSAIDLVLFAFENARQGDIFVRKAPASTVQDLAQALKNLFHSDVPIEVIGTRHAEKLFETLTTAGELVRAEDMGDYLRVFMDDRDLNYAKYFTEGQQEEKTREDYTSHNTRRLTVPEIEQLLLLLPDVQRELKLAGQR
- the wecB gene encoding non-hydrolyzing UDP-N-acetylglucosamine 2-epimerase — its product is MKRMKVMTVVGTRPEIIRLSRVIAKLDEHTEHVLVHTGQNFDYELNDIFFKELGMRRPDAFLNAAGSSAAETIGQVLIKVDLQLQEHQPEALLLLGDTNSCLAAIPAKRRRIPIFHMEAGNRCYDQRVPEETNRKIVDHTSDVNLPYSDIARENLLRENFDPARVIKTGSPMFEVLAHYRKQIERSAILAELGLERGGYFVVSAHREENVDAPERLAALAVTLNALAQQYGQRIIFSTHPRTQKRIAAAGLSFHPLVEFMKPLGFFAYVHLQMQARAVLSDSGTISEESSILNFPALTLRDTHERPEGMEETAVIMTGLSPDRVLQAIAVLDQQPRGEQRQLRLAADYSMPNVSDKVLRLILSYTDYVNRYVWHQG